The sequence ATTGAACAACAGTTGTTTATTATTATAATTTTGATGGTTACATCAAAAGGAGCAGTTGGAGTTACAGGTTCTGGATTTATTGTACTTGCAGGAACTTTAGGAGCAATGGGTGGAGCAATTCCTGTTGTAACAGTTGCTGTTTTACTTGGTGTTGATAAATTTATGTCTGAGATGAGAGCAGTTGGGAATCTTTGTGGAAATGCAGTTGCTGCTGTTGTTGTAGGTGTTTGGGATAAAAAAATTGATATGGAAAGATTCCAATATGCACTTAACAATCCAGATAAAATTGAAAGTGTTATTGGAGCAAAAGCGACAAAATAAACTTTTAATCAATGAGTTACTAAACTCATTGATTATATTAATATAGCTCTTCTTCTATAATTTCATCTTTTAAAGTATATATATAAGTATCAACTTCAATTTCATCAAATCTTTCAGCTTTTATAGGCATTCTTATAAATTCTTCTCCTTCAAATTCATCTAAAAAATCCCAATGATTTATAAGATTATCTGAATAAAATAAAAAACCATGTATTGTATCACTACCATCTTCAAGTCTAATACCTGGATATCCCATACTTGCACTCCAACCAGCATCAACTAGTTTTCCTTTTACAGTTGCTGGAAGAAACTTTCCAACAATATTTTCTAGAATATGAGCATTTGGACAATTTGGCATAAGAGTTCCATAAACAAAAAGAGTTTCTTTCACTTTTATTCCTTATTTTAGAAAATATTTTTAAAATATGTAATTACTATTGGAAGAAAGATTGCAGTAAATATTCCACTTAACCCCATAGCAAGTGCTGCAAAAGCTGCTGCTTTTTCACTTATTTCAATTGCTCTTGCAGTTCCAATTCCATGAGATACAAGTCCAAGTGCAAAACCTTTTGAAGTTTCATATTTAACTTTAAAAATCTTAAATACTATTGTTCCAAATAAAGCTCCAACAATTCCAGTTATTAAAACAAAACCAACTGCAAGTGATGGAATTGCTCCAATTTGTTGCGAAGTTATTATTGCAATTGGAGCAGTAATTGATTTTGTTGTCATTGATAAAATTGTTGGAAGATGTGCTCCAAAAATATAAAGTAAACTAACTGCAATTACTATTGAAAAAACTCCAGCTATAAACAAAGTTAGAACTATTGGTAAAAATAGTGATTTTATATATTTCAAATTTTTATATAAAGGAAGTGCAAGTGCGACAGTTGCAGGGCCAAGAAAAAAATGAATTATTTCAACACTTTTAAAATACTTTTCAAAAGGAGTGTTTGTATAAACAATCAAAGATAAAATAATCACATAAGCAATAATAATTGGTTGTAACAGTGTATGTTTATTAAACTTTTCATAAATTATTATTCCAAATTTAAAAGCTGCTATTGTTATAATCAACCAAGTAAGAGGAGTTGAACTAATATAGTTTGTTAATGCTTCATAATTCATCTTTATTCACCTTTGAAGTTAAAAAATCCATAAATTTTGCTGCAAAAACCAATGCTATTAATGTTCCAAAAAATAAAGCTATAAATATTGCCCAAAACTCTTTTGTAATAATATCTATTTGAGTGATTATTCCCATAGCTGCAGGAATAAAAAGTAATGGAAGATATCTTAAATGAAGTGCAACTGCATTATCAAGACTATGAAAACTTCCTTTTTTTATAATTAAAAAAACTAAAAGTAAAACCATTCCAATTACAGGACCTGGAACTAAAAGAGTGAAAAATTTTGCTATACACTCACCTAAAAATTGGAAAACTAATAAAACTATAATACCTTTTAACAAACTTTTTCCTTGTTATTAAGTTTTTAAAAAAACAGATTATATGAAGTTAATATAAAAAGAAGATGAGATTTTTAAATTAATTAAGAAATTAATAGATGAGTTTTAACTCTCACCTATTTAATTGTTTTTGAAGTCAGCAATAATTTTTGCTTTTAATTTTTCTTTTGTAAATCCAAACTCTTCAAATAAATCATTAGCTGGTCCACTTGCTCCAAATGTTTCCATACCAAACACAACATCAGCATATTTGTAGTATTCTAAACCTCGTGCTGCTTCAACTGCATATACTTTAGTTTTTGGGTCAATAATTTTTTCTACATACTCTTTACTTTGTTCCATTAATAAATCAAAACAAGGAACAGAAACTACGTTTGCAATAATTCCTTCTTCTTCTAATGAACAAGCTGTTTGAAGTGCAAGCATTAATTCACTTCCACTTGCCATGATAGTAATATTTGCATTTTCTCTTTGTTTTAATAAATAAGCTCCATTTGATACATTTCCATAAGCTCTTTCATCTTTTAATACTTTTAACCCTTGTCTTGAACAAACAAATGCAGTTGGTGCTTTCATTTTAAGTGCTACTTTCCAAGCTTCAATATTTTCACTTGCATCTGCTGGTCTAAATGTATAGAAATTTGGTAATGCTCTAAATTGTGATAAATGTTCAATTGGTTGGTGAGTTGGTCCATCTTCCCCAACTCCAATACTATCATGTGTCCAAATAAAGTGTTGAGGAATACCTGCAAGTGCTGCTATTCTTGCACTTGGTTTTAAATAATCACTAAATACAAAGAATGTTGCAGAATAAACTCTAAATAATCCATATAAATTCATTGCATTTGTAATAGCTGCCATTGCATGTTCTTTGATACCAAAGTGAATATTTCTTCCTTTTGGAAAATCACCCATATCTTTTAATTCAGTTTTATTTGATGGTGCTAAATCAGCACTTCCACCTAGAAATCCTGGAATTGCTTTTGCTATTGCATTTAAGATTTTATGATTTGAATCTCTTGTTGCAACACTTGAATCAGCTTCAAAAGTAGGATAAACAACTGAATCAAAATTTGGATTTTTTAACTCTTCAATTTTTGCTTTTGTTTCAGCTGATAGTGATTCAAACCAAGCATTCTGTGCAGTTGAACCAACGATTAATTTATCAAAAGCACCTTTTACATCAGCAGGTACAAAGAATTTTTCTTTTGGATCAAATCCAGCTTTCTCTTTTGATTTAGCAATTTCATCTTCACCTAAAGGAGCTCCATGTGAATGATGACTTCCTTCCATAGTAACTGCACCTTTTGCAATTGCTGTTTTTGCAATAATTAATACTGGAAGAGTTGATGCTTTAGCTGCAACTAAAGCTTTATCAATTTGATCAAAATTATGTCCATCTATTTCTATTACTTCAAAATCAATAGCTTGAAATCTTTTTTTAACATTTTCACTCCAAGAAATACTTGTATCACCTTCAATTGTGATTGAATTTGAATCATAAATTATTACAAGATTATCAAGTTTTAAATGTCCTGCTGTTGCTGTTGCTTCATAAGAAATACCCTCTTGTAAATCTCCATCACCACATAAACAGTAAACTTTATGATTGATTACATCACTTCCAAGAAGATTTTGTGCATATTTTCCTGCCATTGCAAATCCAACTGCATTTGCAATTCCTTGTCCTAAAGGTCCTGTTGTAATTTCAATTCCATGAGTATGACCATATTCAGGATGTCCTGGAGTTTTAGAGTGAGTTTGTCTAAAATTTTTCATATCATTTACTGATACATCAAATCCCCAAAGATGTAATAAAGAGTAAACTAAACCTGTAGCATGACCACCTGAAAATACTAATCTATCTCTATTTAACCATTTTTCATCAGCTGGATTTACATTTAAATGTTTACTTAAAACTGTTGCAATATCAGCTAATCCCATTGGAGCACCAGGATGTCCTGAGTTTGCTTGTTGAACCATATCAGCTGCTAAAAATCTGATAGTATCTGCTTGTTTTTGTAGAAGTTGTTTTGACATAATTATCCTAATTGTTTGGTGAGTTATTTAAAATTTTTAAGCGATTATATCTAAAAAGTATTTAATTTTTTAAGTTACTAAACTATTTTAGTAAACTCTTCAAAAAGTTTATCACTAAGAGGATTTTCAAGTTTTAGCTCTAAATTTATAGGTTTATTATCCCAATATTTTAGAGTATTCGCAACTCCAAGATAAATAAAATCTTGCGTTTTTTTATCAACTTGGACAAATTTTCGCACAAATATATGAAGTTTAACTCCAAATCTTTTATTTTCACTCAATCTGTTTCCATCACCTTTATCAAAAGAATGTGAAGGTTTACTTTGATAGGTAAAAACATCTTTTGATAAAAAGGCATTATGATAATTTGCAGATTTTGAAAACTTCTCTTTTTCTAAATTTATAAATAAAAAGAAGTCATTTTCATACTTTAAAAATCCACTTCCTCTAAAAGAACTATGAATTTTTGGGAAATTACAAAGTTTTGCAATTTTTAGCATATTGTATTTAGAATAAAGTTTTAAAAATGGTTTTCCAAAATCACTTGAACCAAACTCCTCTTCATAATTATAAATTCCAAAATTCAAGCTATCTTCAAATATTTTTTTATAATTTTCATTTTTCAAAAGTTCTTCAAACTCTTTTGTTTTTCGTGCGATTTTATTTTCATAATTTATTAATTTTAAATATCTACTACTTTGGGCTGAATCTAAAAAATTTTGATTTAGATATAAAAAACTGTGATATATTGTTTTTTCATCAACTCTATCTAAATACTTATTTAAAATCTTAAAAGCTATATTTTCATCACAAAAATCATTATTTAAAAGATATTTTAAAATCACAAATTCATAAACTCTTTTTATAGGAAGTTCATTTTCTATAAATCTTATAGCTTTTATAAAATTCTCATCTAAAATCAACTCTTTTAGTTTTTTATCATCTTCAACTTTTGCCAAAAATTCAATATATGACTTACTTTCATCTATGAATTTTAAAGGATTTATTACATCTTCAAATTGTAAAAAATCAACTAAATTAGGAATTTTTCCTAAGATATTTTTTACTTCAAAATATTGTTCTTTTAAATATTTTATTTTGTCAAAATTTTCTTTATTTATCTGCTCTAAAATTCTACTTTTTGAAATTTCATCCATACTTATAAAAGCATTTTTAAAATCTGCAAAATTATTTTGTAGTGAAAGTTTAATGCTTTCTTTATCAATCATCTTATTTCCAACAAGTGCAAGAGCTATTAAATAAGCTTTTTTATGATTTCCAATAAAATCAAGAACTGTTAAAAACTCTTTATTTTGATATTTTCGTAAACCTCGACCTAATTGTTGAACGAAAACTATAGGAGAATTTGTTGGTCGTAAAAACAAAACCATATTAATTGAAGGAATATCTATACCTTCATTGAAAATATCAACTGTGAAGATCACTTCTAAACTATCGTTTTCATTTTCTAGTTTTTGTATATACTCTTCTCTTTTAGAAATAGAATCTTCACTTGTTAGAGTTATAGAATTTATACCTTTTTTATTAAACTCTTCACTCATAAAATTACAATGCTCTTTTGAAACACAAAAGCCTAGAACTTTTCTCTTATTTCCACTATTTGAATAAAAATTCATCTTATCAATAATAAAATCAACCCTTTTATTTACACTTAAAAGTTTCGCTAATAAATCTATTTTTGTTAAATCCACATTTTCATAATCTATACTTTGTATATCACTTATTCCATAGTAATGAAAAGGAACAATCAAATCATGTTCTAATGCATCATTTAGTCTTATATCGCAAGCTATATTTTCATCAAAAATTTCATAAATCGAGTTTCCATCCATTCGATTTGAGGTAGCAGTTAGTCCCAATAAAAACTTTGGTTTAAAATACTCTAAGATTTTTTTATAACTTGGACTTATTACGTGATGAGCTTCATCAATAATTATATATTCGAAAAAATCTTGCGAAAAATTTGAAAAATTTGAACTCATAGTTTGAATAGTTGAAAACAAATAGTTTTTATCTTGCTCTTTTTTATTTCCCGTATATAAACCAAAAGAGTTAATTTGTGGCAAAATATTTTCAAAACTCTGTTTTGCTTTTATCAAGATATTTTCCCTATGAACTAAAAAAAGCATAGTTTTAGCTTTGAAATTTTTTACATCAAAAGCACTTAGATATGTTTTCCCTGAACCAGTTGCTGCAATGATTAAAGCTTTAGATTCACCTTTTTTTCTTAGATTCTCTAATTTCTCCAAAGCTTTTTCTTGCATAAAATTTGTTTTTATTTGATTTAAACTAAAAGATTTAAACTCTTTATTTTGACTAATTATAAAGTTTGAATATGAAGTAAGAAACTCATCATTTACTTCTCTTGAACTTTTCCAAAGAGTTTCAAACTCATTTAAAACATCATTTAAAAAAGCATCATCTTTTTTTGCTATTGTTTTTACATTCCATTCGATATTTGATTTAAATGCACTTGCAGTTATATTTGATGAACCAATTAAGATTTTATAATCATCTTTAAATTCAAAAATATAAGATTTACTATGAAAACCTATATTTGAAACATTACAATCATAGATTTTTAATTCTATATTTTTAAACTCTTTGATTTTTTCTAAAGCTTTTATTTCCGTAAAATTTAGATAAGTTGAAGTTAAAATTTTACCTTTTATATTTTTCTCTTCTAATTTTTTAAAACTATCAAGAAGCAGTTGAATTCCTGAAAAATTTATAAAAGCTACGTTAAAACAGAAACTTTCACATTCATTTAATAATTCAGTTATATGATTATAAAAATTTGTTATTTGATTATTTGTTACTAAATTATTCATTTAATTATTATTCTATCCAAAAGTTTTACTTATAATACAAAATTAACTTTTAATTAACTCTATATTGATTATTATCATTAAATTGACTACATAAGGATAATATAATGTTAGTAAAAAATCGTTTACGACTTTTGTCTATAATTTTAATTGCTGGATTAATTATAATTGGTTTGGTTGCATTTAATAGTGCAAAAACTTGGTCTGATGATATGCATAGTGTAGGTGAAGAACGAATTCCTGCTCTTTTAAGTTTGTCAAATATAAACGCAGAAAGAATGGTAATTAGAGCTCAAACTCTTGAAGTTTTGATTTTAGATATGAATAAAAATACTAAAGATAAACTTTTAGAAATAGAAAAACAAAGATTAAATAGTTGGAAAATTATTGATGAAAATTGGAAAATTTTTCAAGATATTCCAAGAAATACTGAAGCTGGAAAAAAAGCTGCTACAACTTTACAAAAGGCTTATCAAGAGTGGAGAGAAATTTATATAACACTTGATGGTTTAATTCACAAATTAATTGCTAATGATAATTTTGAACTACAAGAAAAGTTATTTAAAGAGTATGAAAATAGCGTAGCACAAATGATTCCTATTTCAAATAATTTTGGTAAATTAATTACTGAACA is a genomic window of Arcobacter lacus containing:
- a CDS encoding CidA/LrgA family protein — its product is MLKGIIVLLVFQFLGECIAKFFTLLVPGPVIGMVLLLVFLIIKKGSFHSLDNAVALHLRYLPLLFIPAAMGIITQIDIITKEFWAIFIALFFGTLIALVFAAKFMDFLTSKVNKDEL
- a CDS encoding LrgB family protein, producing MNYEALTNYISSTPLTWLIITIAAFKFGIIIYEKFNKHTLLQPIIIAYVIILSLIVYTNTPFEKYFKSVEIIHFFLGPATVALALPLYKNLKYIKSLFLPIVLTLFIAGVFSIVIAVSLLYIFGAHLPTILSMTTKSITAPIAIITSQQIGAIPSLAVGFVLITGIVGALFGTIVFKIFKVKYETSKGFALGLVSHGIGTARAIEISEKAAAFAALAMGLSGIFTAIFLPIVITYFKNIF
- the tkt gene encoding transketolase gives rise to the protein MSKQLLQKQADTIRFLAADMVQQANSGHPGAPMGLADIATVLSKHLNVNPADEKWLNRDRLVFSGGHATGLVYSLLHLWGFDVSVNDMKNFRQTHSKTPGHPEYGHTHGIEITTGPLGQGIANAVGFAMAGKYAQNLLGSDVINHKVYCLCGDGDLQEGISYEATATAGHLKLDNLVIIYDSNSITIEGDTSISWSENVKKRFQAIDFEVIEIDGHNFDQIDKALVAAKASTLPVLIIAKTAIAKGAVTMEGSHHSHGAPLGEDEIAKSKEKAGFDPKEKFFVPADVKGAFDKLIVGSTAQNAWFESLSAETKAKIEELKNPNFDSVVYPTFEADSSVATRDSNHKILNAIAKAIPGFLGGSADLAPSNKTELKDMGDFPKGRNIHFGIKEHAMAAITNAMNLYGLFRVYSATFFVFSDYLKPSARIAALAGIPQHFIWTHDSIGVGEDGPTHQPIEHLSQFRALPNFYTFRPADASENIEAWKVALKMKAPTAFVCSRQGLKVLKDERAYGNVSNGAYLLKQRENANITIMASGSELMLALQTACSLEEEGIIANVVSVPCFDLLMEQSKEYVEKIIDPKTKVYAVEAARGLEYYKYADVVFGMETFGASGPANDLFEEFGFTKEKLKAKIIADFKNN
- a CDS encoding DEAD/DEAH box helicase, giving the protein MNNLVTNNQITNFYNHITELLNECESFCFNVAFINFSGIQLLLDSFKKLEEKNIKGKILTSTYLNFTEIKALEKIKEFKNIELKIYDCNVSNIGFHSKSYIFEFKDDYKILIGSSNITASAFKSNIEWNVKTIAKKDDAFLNDVLNEFETLWKSSREVNDEFLTSYSNFIISQNKEFKSFSLNQIKTNFMQEKALEKLENLRKKGESKALIIAATGSGKTYLSAFDVKNFKAKTMLFLVHRENILIKAKQSFENILPQINSFGLYTGNKKEQDKNYLFSTIQTMSSNFSNFSQDFFEYIIIDEAHHVISPSYKKILEYFKPKFLLGLTATSNRMDGNSIYEIFDENIACDIRLNDALEHDLIVPFHYYGISDIQSIDYENVDLTKIDLLAKLLSVNKRVDFIIDKMNFYSNSGNKRKVLGFCVSKEHCNFMSEEFNKKGINSITLTSEDSISKREEYIQKLENENDSLEVIFTVDIFNEGIDIPSINMVLFLRPTNSPIVFVQQLGRGLRKYQNKEFLTVLDFIGNHKKAYLIALALVGNKMIDKESIKLSLQNNFADFKNAFISMDEISKSRILEQINKENFDKIKYLKEQYFEVKNILGKIPNLVDFLQFEDVINPLKFIDESKSYIEFLAKVEDDKKLKELILDENFIKAIRFIENELPIKRVYEFVILKYLLNNDFCDENIAFKILNKYLDRVDEKTIYHSFLYLNQNFLDSAQSSRYLKLINYENKIARKTKEFEELLKNENYKKIFEDSLNFGIYNYEEEFGSSDFGKPFLKLYSKYNMLKIAKLCNFPKIHSSFRGSGFLKYENDFFLFINLEKEKFSKSANYHNAFLSKDVFTYQSKPSHSFDKGDGNRLSENKRFGVKLHIFVRKFVQVDKKTQDFIYLGVANTLKYWDNKPINLELKLENPLSDKLFEEFTKIV
- a CDS encoding gamma-glutamylcyclotransferase family protein; this translates as MKETLFVYGTLMPNCPNAHILENIVGKFLPATVKGKLVDAGWSASMGYPGIRLEDGSDTIHGFLFYSDNLINHWDFLDEFEGEEFIRMPIKAERFDEIEVDTYIYTLKDEIIEEELY